In Neofelis nebulosa isolate mNeoNeb1 chromosome 13, mNeoNeb1.pri, whole genome shotgun sequence, the genomic stretch GTTTAAACTTCTGTAGTTCTCTCATGGTGACAGGTTATGATTTATAGGAGCTTCTCTGAATGGAAGTTGGAATGAAAGATCTCATAGAGcatatttgaattatttacatTATATCATTATCTTAAAGATAGTTTTATTCTTGAAATTAGTCAGGAAAGTCATCCTTTGATAGTTAGCCACAGCAGTCCCCCTCATGCCTGCTCTAAAGGCAAGAGGACTGGTAGACTCCTAAGTTCTGAGCTACAGGTTTCTATGGTCCCTTACAGGcttgatacttctttttttttttttttttttttaatggttttatttatttatttatttatttttttttttttttttaacgtttatttatttttcagacagagagaggcacagcatgaacgggggaggggcagagagagagggaaacacagaatcggaagcaggctccaggctctgagtcatcagcccagagcccgacgcggggctcgaacccgcagaccacaagatcgtgacctgagctgaagtcagacgctcaaccgactgagcacccaggcgccccggttttatttatttttgagatagcatgaggagggaaggggcagagagagagggagacacagaatccgaagcaggttccaggctctgagctgtcagcacaaagcctgacatggggctcgaactcacggactgtgagatcatgacctgagctgaagtctgacacccaaccgactgagccacccaggcgccccccttgatACTTCTTAacgctttttttttccttcttaggtACACCAGCTCGGGTAGCACCTAAAATGGCCAATGGCAAAGCAGCCAGCAGtaagagcagcagcagcagtagcagcagtaGTGATGactcagaggaggaggaggcagcagcCATACCTAAGAAGGTTTGGGCCATAATTTCTACCAGAGGACtgggcacgggggtgggggttTCTCCATTTCCTGGCAGGATTGGTTGGACCAGCATTTTCCTGTGGTAACTGATTTTCTGTGTATAATGCAGACTGTACCTAAAAAGCAAGTTGTGGCCAAGGCTCCAGTGAAAGCAGCAGCCACCCCTACCCAAAAGAGTTCCAGTAGTGAGGACTCCTCaagtgaagaggaggaggagcagaaaaaaCCCATAAAGAAAAAACCAGGTAACTGGACATGGGGATTCAAGCTGCATGACTGTGACCAGATCCAACTGCAGGAGGATCTCTGCAGTCACCACATGGACCTCTCCTTAGAACCGCTTGACATGATGACAGCTCGCTTCTCCCAGAGAAATCTGCATTGCTTTTTACAACCCTGATGCAGAAACGATATGCCATCATCTCTGCCATATTCTTTTGGTTAGAAATGACTCACTAATTCTAGCCCACACTCGAAGAGGAATTAAGCTCCATTTCTAGAAGGGAGCAGAATCAAAGAATTATTATATGTACATTAAAACCATGACACTGTCTTTCTTAAACAGGTCCCTATAGTTCAGTCCCCCCACCTTCTGCTGCCCTATCCAAGAAGTCCCTGGGAACCCAGGCTCCCAAGAAAGCTGCAGAGAAGAAAGAGCCTGTAGAGAGCAGTGAGGACAGCAGTGATGAGTCTGGTGAGTCCCCACCTGTGGAGACTGGGTCTGGGAAGCTACATGAGGAATATGGAAGACAAAAATACCTCTGTCCCTTATTGCTTTTCGCTGAAGCAGGACAAACAGGGCTGTGTGTGTCTTTGCAtccttctttttattgcttttgattGGGTCGGGACTCCGGTCCCAGCCTAATGCCATAGGTTCTCTCCAGATTCGAgttctgaagaagaaaagaaaccccCAGCTAAGACAGTCATCTCTAAAGCAACCATTAAACCAGCTCCAGCAAAGAAGGCATCAGAGAGCTCTTCAGACAGCTCAGGTGAAGCATATGGAGGCCATCAGGGCAGTGGGGACTCCAGGGGCTCCCTTCCATTTGACTTGTTtattctgtcttctctgtctagACTCTGACAGTTCTGAGAATGAAGCTCCTGCCAAGTCAGCTGCTACCACCAAGAATCTCCCAAGTAAGCCAGCTGCCACTCCCAAGCAACCTGCAGCTAAATCAGCCACAGCTCCCAAGCAAGCTGCAGGCAGTGTCCAGAAGCCTCTGACCAGAAAGGCTGATAGCAGCTCCAGTGAGGAGGAGAGCAGTTCTAGTGAAGAGGAGAAGACGAAGAAGACTGTGGCCACCCCCAAGTCAAAGGCAATGGCCAAAGCAGCTCCATCTCCGGCTGCCAAACAGTCCTCTCAGGGTGGTAGGGACAGCAGCTCTGATTCAGACAGCTCTAGcagtgaggaagagaaggaagagaagatatcAAAATCCCCAGTTaaaaagaagccacagaagaCAGCGGGAGTGGTAGTCTTTTCCAAGCCAGCCACCACAAAGAAAGCAAAGGCTGAGAGTAGCAGCTCTTCCTCTGATGATtccagtgaggaggaggaggaggaggagaagcctaAGGGCAAAGGCAATATAAGACCACAAGCGCTGAAGACCAATGGGACCTCTGCACTGACTACCCAGAATGGAAAAGCAGACAAGGACAgcaatgaggaagaagaaaagaaaaagacaaccgcAGTTTCTAAGCCAGGTCCATATCCAAAGAATTGGGTGGGATATACTTTTGGGGgatgggacagggagaggaggccTACGATTAGGCTTCCAGTTGTATGCATTCAGTGCATGGGAACTTGGGAGGAGGAATAGGAAACTGGTCTCCTGAGTCTGGCTGTTTTGTAGGTTCAGGAAAGAAGCGGAAGCAGAATGAGGCTGCCATGGAGGCAGAGACTCCTCAAGCCAAGAAGATAAAGCCCCAGACCCCCAACACGtttccaaaaaggaagaaagtaagttACCTTATTTCTTTCTCAGGAGTCCGCTTTTAAAGAGTAGAAAGGAAAATCTGGGATCATCTTGACAACTCTCTGCCTGGCCTGCCCTAAATGCTCCTATGTGTAGCTGAGGAGGGCTTTTCTGTTACATGACAGAACATGTTTAGTTTCTTACTTCATTCTTCTCCAGGGAGAAAAAAGGGCATCATCACCATTCCGAAGGATCAGGGAGGAGGAAATCGAGGTAGATGCTCGAGTGGCAGACAACTCCTTTGATGCCAAGGTGAGGGGGGTGCAGGTGTTGGCTATTCTTGAGGGGAATGGGTGGAAGAGAGGACAGCATTTTGGTTTAGGTTGGTGGGAAGCTCTCTGGGTTCAGGTTGCCTTgagcaaagagaagaaagtaacagGGCCTTGTTATTGTCCTTCTGTGTATTAACCACTTCTCATCTGCTTACCAGCGGGGTGCAGCTGGAGACTGGGGGGAGCGAGCCAATCAGGTTCTGAAGTTCACCAAAGGCAAATCGTTTCGGCATGAAAAAACCAAGAAGAAGCGTGGCAGCTACCGGGGAGGCTCCATCTCTGTCCAGGTCAATTCCGTTAAGTTTGACAGCGAATGACCTGGGGCCATTTGTGGCGAAGTAGGGTGATGATTGGAGACCACTTGCTTTCCCCAGTGGACCTGGGAACCATCAGCTCTCTTAAGGAAGGGTCTTGGTGAGGACAGCAGTTTAGAATAGGTCCGAAGACTTTGCATTGTCACAACTTCTCTGGTCCTTTTCTGTGTCCGTAGTTTTGTACAGAtttgtttttgagtgttgagtaGTAAGGACAACATAAgaggagtgttttttttttttttaagaaaaaaaaaatttttttttgttgtcattCCCTTCTCCCTGTTCTGTGGAAGTCCTCATACTgagaaatttgtatattttatattaaatcatTTCCTGTAGATTTTTGTTGTGATTTTCAGAGGTGGGTTCCCATAGATAAAATCTTAGCTGTTGCCTAAAACATAGTGAGGGTCACATGTACGAGTTTTTATAATTGAAGAATTCTGCCTGTGTGAGTACACGGGTCCACATTTCATCCGTCCTACCCCTCAGTGCTCTGGGAAGAGGCAGTTAAGAATGAttaatgtgtatgtgtttggTAAGCATGCAGTGTGTAGTTCATCCCCATTCATGGGGTCTAGGACTGATGTTTTCAGCGAGCATGGACTTAACTACTTTTTGGGGTAAAATTCACTTTTGTTGGCAGACACAGTTCTGTTGTAGTGTGAATGCTGTGGGGTTAgtctgaatattttgttttctgtaattttaacaTTACCTAATGTTTGCAATACATGTTTAGTTTTTCagtttgaaaacataaaacttttcTATTGTTCAAAGGCTTTTTTTGATGACCCTTAATAGTACTAAGTTGAGGAGTGCGTcctggtttttacattttacagaacAAAATGACATTAATTTAATCTGAAAAGTACACATCACTTGGTATTTCTGTCTTGGTAACAGTGGTGACACAAAATTGATTTCATTAACTCCTACATGGTTGGAAATCTGATCGAAACGAAAGAATAAAAGCTATAATTAAAATTCTCAGTCTTCAGTAGGCATTAGGTTACATTAGTCAGGTGAGTTTATAGGTAACCTGTGTATGTGCTAATGGAACTAGGATGAACCTTTATAAAGCATATTAGGTGGTAAGACTTACGTGGGGTGGGGCTGGTTGGTATGCATCCTAACAAGATTATGGTGTCTTATAGTTGGAACATGGGAGCAATTGATGTGCCCCTTTCAGAACCTTAACTGTCAGTAACAGTGGAGAGAATGATAAAAACCAGTGAGCAGAAAGAAGACTCCCAAAGCCAAGCTAGCTTATCGTAAAGCTGTTGGAGATGACCGTGCTTATTAGCCAGAGCAGGATGGGGAGGAAAGAGACAACAGCAGACGAGTCTGAGCTGTTCCTTTGGTGGGAAAGTGTGCTCTGGCTTCATGGATGAGGGAGGTGTAGGTTTTAAATTTAGCCTCCCCTTGTTTGGATTCCACACTTGCCAAGTAACTTGATAATTACTTGGTTTTCCCTGTAACTGCCTCTAGGAAGAACATACACTGTTCATGCTGACATAGGTACATCAGTCTGCATGGTAAAAGTTACACATCTTACTACAAAATAATAAACTGGCTGGTTTATAATGTGTCTTGGGAGTTTTTTATTGAGTCCAGAGCCCTCCCACCTGCTCAAACCAGAATTTGGGGGCCAGTTAGAGGGCTGGAATGAAGACCTGTGACTTCATTGTAGAACCTTCTTGGCAGTGACTTTTATTGTTCACTTTTGTCTATACCTTGTGTCATGGTGCCTTTTCCAGGCAAAATAGTCCAGGTTATGCATAGTCTAATAGGGGGTTGGCAAAATGGCCTATGGGTGAGTTCAGCCCATGGccttttttggtaatgtttaggtgctaagaatgatttttacattttataagtgCTTGAAAGAATATGAGGCTGACTCTATATGGCCCACAAACCTATGATACTTACTATTTGGTCCTCTGGACAAAGTTTGCTAACTCCTGGTCTAAAACCGTGATTTCATAACAGTGGCTGAAAATTGGAATCATCTGGGGACTTTTAACAGTGATACTCAAGGGCTTATCCCAGACTAGCTGAGTGAGATCCTGGTGCTTTCTGGTGGGGCCTGGGTGttagaatattctttaaaaactcaTAGGTGATGCTAATGAGCGGCTGAGGTTGAAAACCACTACTCTAAGCTGTTTAAAAGAATTGGTATTTTTTCATTCCTCTCATGCATCCATTTTCAAATACGCTTGTTATATCTAATAGCATAAAGTGAGgtttaaatttccctcttagcCCTAGTTCTTGGGacttgattctgtgtcttctccatcGTTTCTCTGAATGTACTGTTACGTGCATCCACTCATTTTTTCCCTTACACAAATGGGGTAGGTTGCTATATGCAGTGTTTCATAACTTTAGAGTTCATTTCATAACAGctcatttttaatgactgcatggtactccattgtatggaaaTAGAATGCTATTCAAACCGGTAACTTACTGGTagatgtttagatttttttcagtattttgctaTTACAGATAGACCCGcagtagtttttatttgtttgtttgagggagagagaagctgggctcAACTGAAGTAGGGCTCTTgtttacccaaagcagggctgtgTTCACCTGAAGTGAGGGTTCatgctcacccaatgtgggacttgaactcatgaaccatgaggagatcatgatctgagccaatgtcagatgcttaaccatctgagccaccaggtgccttttttttttttttttttaagtaaactctactcacaaagtgggacttgaattcatgaccccaagatcaac encodes the following:
- the NOLC1 gene encoding nucleolar and coiled-body phosphoprotein 1 isoform X2 encodes the protein MADAGLRRVVPSDLYPLVLGFLRDNQLSEVANKFAKATGATQQDANASSLLDIYSFWLKSTKAPKRKLQVNGPVTKKAKKKTSSSDSSEDSSEEEETQGPPAKKAVVPAKRASLPQHGGKASAKATESSSSEESSDEEEEDKKKKPVQKGVKPQPKTVKAPPKKAKSSDSDSDSSSEDEAPKNQKPKTTLVAAKAQAKASAKSGTPARVAPKMANGKAASSKSSSSSSSSSDDSEEEEAAAIPKKTVPKKQVVAKAPVKAAATPTQKSSSSEDSSSEEEEEQKKPIKKKPGPYSSVPPPSAALSKKSLGTQAPKKAAEKKEPVESSEDSSDESDSSSEEEKKPPAKTVISKATIKPAPAKKASESSSDSSDSDSSENEAPAKSAATTKNLPSKPAATPKQPAAKSATAPKQAAGSVQKPLTRKADSSSSEEESSSSEEEKTKKTVATPKSKAMAKAAPSPAAKQSSQGGRDSSSDSDSSSSEEEKEEKISKSPVKKKPQKTAGVVVFSKPATTKKAKAESSSSSSDDSSEEEEEEEKPKGKGNIRPQALKTNGTSALTTQNGKADKDSNEEEEKKKTTAVSKPGSGKKRKQNEAAMEAETPQAKKIKPQTPNTFPKRKKGEKRASSPFRRIREEEIEVDARVADNSFDAKRGAAGDWGERANQVLKFTKGKSFRHEKTKKKRGSYRGGSISVQVNSVKFDSE
- the NOLC1 gene encoding nucleolar and coiled-body phosphoprotein 1 isoform X1; this translates as MADAGLRRVVPSDLYPLVLGFLRDNQLSEVANKFAKATGATQQDANASSLLDIYSFWLNRSTKAPKRKLQVNGPVTKKAKKKTSSSDSSEDSSEEEETQGPPAKKAVVPAKRASLPQHGGKASAKATESSSSEESSDEEEEDKKKKPVQKGVKPQPKTVKAPPKKAKSSDSDSDSSSEDEAPKNQKPKTTLVAAKAQAKASAKSGTPARVAPKMANGKAASSKSSSSSSSSSDDSEEEEAAAIPKKTVPKKQVVAKAPVKAAATPTQKSSSSEDSSSEEEEEQKKPIKKKPGPYSSVPPPSAALSKKSLGTQAPKKAAEKKEPVESSEDSSDESDSSSEEEKKPPAKTVISKATIKPAPAKKASESSSDSSDSDSSENEAPAKSAATTKNLPSKPAATPKQPAAKSATAPKQAAGSVQKPLTRKADSSSSEEESSSSEEEKTKKTVATPKSKAMAKAAPSPAAKQSSQGGRDSSSDSDSSSSEEEKEEKISKSPVKKKPQKTAGVVVFSKPATTKKAKAESSSSSSDDSSEEEEEEEKPKGKGNIRPQALKTNGTSALTTQNGKADKDSNEEEEKKKTTAVSKPGSGKKRKQNEAAMEAETPQAKKIKPQTPNTFPKRKKGEKRASSPFRRIREEEIEVDARVADNSFDAKRGAAGDWGERANQVLKFTKGKSFRHEKTKKKRGSYRGGSISVQVNSVKFDSE